In the genome of Anabaena cylindrica PCC 7122, the window AAATATCCTTATTATCTAAATGCGTTTTAGAATGTAACAAAGAAATTTACTTATTAAGCCAATGTCTATCTTTTATTGATGACTTAATTATTGAACTTGTCTCAGAAAACTCGCTGCAACACTATCAACTTAAAAATAGTTCTGCTGTAACTTGGGGAACAGGAGAAAAATCAATAAATGACGACTTTAAAAAACAGTATGAATTAAATAAATCAATTTCTAAAGCATCAGAACTTGCGCTGGTAGTCTCTTCTTCAGAAATCCGAGATAAATTACAAACGAATATTCCCAATGATATTAAAAATTATAGCCAAGTTATTTACTTCTATTTTGCCGATAGCCTTCCTAAAATAATTGCTCAAGAACCTGATTTTAGACGTTCATTAGAGTATTTGTGTGCTTTTGATAATCCAGATCCAGATAAAATTGAATGTCTGGCTACAGTTTTACTTGGTGCTTGGGAAGCAATTAATAAATCGAAAGTATCTCTTATGGATATTCTCAAAAAAGCTCAACATTGCATCCCTTCATATATTCGTTCCTTTCAAGCAGAACTACAGCTAGACCCAGAAGTAATAGATATTTTTGATAAAATAGATAGTTTCACATATAATTTAACCAGAGGCTTTTTAAAATGGGAGTATTTCGACGGACTAAATGAAGGAACAATATCTTACAGTATCGAAACCACAAGGTTTCAAAAATTTCAGGAACTTATCAAAAAACATCACCCCACTTCCTTTGAAGAATTGGAGGTATTCTTGATATGACTAGACTATATTCAGATATTTGTAATCAAGATATTCAGCAATTACTGGAAACATTAGCCAATAAGAATGTTAAACCAGACCAATACAAAGACACTATGACCAAGATAGGGATGAATCTTGGTAATTTTCTACTATCTGAAATTAATGATAAAAATTCTGATGTATACCTAGCTTGTACCGTAGAAGATGCTGATTTCTTAGCTAAAGGTATAATGTTAACTTTAGAAGAAAATCTACATCATATTGGTTTTGCTTGTTTCTGGAATCAGCGATTTTCTCCTTTTGAAATAGAAGATTTAAAAGTAGCTCCTATTCTCAAGAAATATCAAGAACCTGCTCATGAGAAAGTTAAATATTTGATTGTAATTAAATCTATTATTTCTGGTGCTTGTGTAGTCAGAACTAACTTAGTTAACCTGATTCAAAAAATAGAGCCAGAGAAAATATTTATAGTTGCACCTGTCATTTATCAAAATGCAGAGCAAAAACTTAAAAATGAATTTGCAGAAAATATATATAATAAATTTAAGTTTTTCTACTTTGCTAAAGACGATAAACGCACCGAACAAGGTGAAGTAATTCCAGGAATAGGAGGTAATGTCTATTTAAGGTTGGGATTTGAGGGACAAGAGCATAAAAATGAATATATCCCCGAAATCGTGAAAATGAGACGTTCTCAATTTATCCGTCAAAAACAGGAAGTTCATCATACTTAATGATAATTCAATATCTGAATCAGGATTTACAAGATAAAGTGCGATCGCTCATAGGTTAGATTGATCAAGTGCGATAGCGAAGCGCTCCGCAGGAATCGCTCTTAGGTTGAGTTGACCAAAGTATGATCGCTCATAGGTTAGATTGACCAAGTGCGATCGCTAGGCGCGACCTAGGAATCGCGCAACGCTGATTTTCAGTTCGCTTTTCTCTATTGTCATAGAACTCGAAAAATCAAGTACAATTAATTTAGTGCCAACATAACATCTAATATCATGAATAACCTTCTATTAAATAGAATAACAATTAACCATGATATTTGTCACGGTAAACCATGTATTCGTGGATTGCGCTATCCGGTGGAAATGATCTTAGAACTTTTGAGTTCAGGCATGAATATTGATGATATTTTAGAAGATTATGATGATTTAGAATACGAAGACATTTTAGCGGTTCTCAGCTTTGCTACTCGACTCACTCAAGTTAAAAGTATCCTTCAATTAGTTTCATGAAATTCTTGATTGATGCTCAATTACCAATGCGAATTGCCAGTTTATTAGAGAACTTAGGTTGTGATGTTATACATACCAAAAATCTTCCTTTAAAAAATGCAACTCCAGATTCGGAAATCAACAAACTATCAATCCTGGAACAGAGAATTGTTATTACCAAAGATAAAGATTTTTTAGATTCTTTTTTAATCAAACAAGAACCTTATAAACTACTACTAATAACGACAGGTAATATTAGTAACAAACAAATTGAACAACTTTTTCTACAAAATATTACTCAAATAATCGAATTATTTTTGACGTATGATTTTTTAGAAATGACCAGAGATAGTTTGATTATTCATTAGTGCGAGTTCGCCTATTGGGGTTAAGTGCGAGCGGTGATTTTGTAGTGCGATCGCTCGTGGGTTGGATTGATAAAGTGCGATCGCGCTCACGTAGTGTTCCGCAGTAAAGCACGACCTAGAAATCGCCTTTTGGGGTTAAGTGTAATCAGCGAACTGACAAGTCAGCGCTTACGCTATCGCTCAACTGTGCCGTTCGGATCATAATATTGCTACTCGACAGAAGTTAAATATATTGCTACAATGCAATATATGAAGGCCACTCTAATCGCCAAAGCAAAAGAAGTTCATGACGACGGATCAATCGTCGAGGTTGTTATATGGGAATTACCAGAACCAATACCACCAAGCACACATAAATACAAATACAGATTATTTTACGGGCAGAATGGAAAATGTAGAATTCGATATGACAACGAACGCGGAAAAGGAGATCATAAACATATAAACTCACACGAAATAGATTACAAATTCACAAGCATTGATAAATTGCTTGACGATTTTGAAAAAGACATTGAAACCTGGAGTGAATCATGAAAGCAATTATTGAAGTAGCCAAAGGTGGTTCTGCAATCCGAGCCGCTCGTCAACAAATTAAAGACTCCGAAATTGGAAGGCCAGTAAATTTTAGACTTTCATTTGAATCTGCAAAATCACTTTTTAGCGAGCTAACGCCTGCTCGACTTGATTTGCTTGATACTTTAAGCAAAATAGAGCCATGCAGTATTTACGCGCTGGCAAAAACAGCCGAAAGAAACTATTCAAACGTACACACAGACGTAAATCGCCTGGAAGAACTGGGATTAATTGAACGGACAGAAGAAGACAAAATATCTGTACCGTTTGAATCCGTTGAAATATTCATGCCACTAGCGAAAGCAGCGTGAGAAATTGATAAAGTGCGATAGCGAAGCGCTCCGCAGGAATCGCTTGCTGGTTGACATAATTTGTGCGATTAGTGCAGAAAGTGCGATCGCTCTTAGGTTGGATTAATAAAGTGCGATAGCGAAGCGCTCCGCAGGAATCGCTATTTATGCCTTGACCAAGTGCGAAAAACCCAACAACACGCTAAAATTCTCATATATCTACAAGTTTTCGATGAAATAGTCACTTTTTTAAACAGCCGAAATCCTCATCATAAAGCTGTTGAAATTGGCAATCAGTTACTAGATAGATCAGATTTTATTCAACCAAGTATGGGAATACTTTCAAAAATATCACGATAAATCTTACTCTTGCACAGATTGTTTATCCTTCATTGTAATGCAAGATCGAAAAATTTCTACAGTCTTGACCTTAGATAATCATTTTCGTCAAGCAGGATTTAAAATCTTACCATCATAAGGACAAGGTATTATCTAATTGACATTATTCGAGTAATTATGAAATTGTTTTTGGTTAATTAAAAGGTAAAAGAAAGCAGCAATCCAAATTATACTTTGAAGAATTTTCGCAAATGGTAAATCCATAGATTTACCAGGAAGTAATAAACTCAAGAGAACCAAGATTAATATCAAAATATTTGATTTATTTGGCTTATGAAAAGCTAAACTTATTATTGCTAATAATACAAAAACTAACATCACATTATCATAAATTAAATGATAAGTACATAATCTACCCATAACAGAAGCAATAGCAAAGAAAAACAGTAGAGAATTATCCTTAAATAAATAAAAGATGCCTAAAATTATAGCAGTAGCAAGTACAGCTAAGAATATTGTTGCTACAAGTGGGTTAATACCAAAATTGGTAAAAATATTAATTGCCGAATATCCTGTACTAACATAATATTGTGAAACTTTCACCATTTTCTCAATCATATAAATAGGAGAAGTTTGGGTAACAATTCCAATGCTATAACTAGCAATAACTAGATAAAGACAGCAAGCCAATACAGCATCAAAATTTTTACGAATAATTACAATAAAAAAATACAGTGCCGAAATACTAGGTTTAACTAAAGCTAGTCCTAAAAACAAACCTGC includes:
- a CDS encoding DUF433 domain-containing protein, yielding MNNLLLNRITINHDICHGKPCIRGLRYPVEMILELLSSGMNIDDILEDYDDLEYEDILAVLSFATRLTQVKSILQLVS
- a CDS encoding DUF5615 family PIN-like protein yields the protein MKFLIDAQLPMRIASLLENLGCDVIHTKNLPLKNATPDSEINKLSILEQRIVITKDKDFLDSFLIKQEPYKLLLITTGNISNKQIEQLFLQNITQIIELFLTYDFLEMTRDSLIIH
- a CDS encoding toxin-antitoxin system TumE family protein, translating into MKATLIAKAKEVHDDGSIVEVVIWELPEPIPPSTHKYKYRLFYGQNGKCRIRYDNERGKGDHKHINSHEIDYKFTSIDKLLDDFEKDIETWSES
- a CDS encoding MarR family transcriptional regulator, which codes for MKAIIEVAKGGSAIRAARQQIKDSEIGRPVNFRLSFESAKSLFSELTPARLDLLDTLSKIEPCSIYALAKTAERNYSNVHTDVNRLEELGLIERTEEDKISVPFESVEIFMPLAKAA
- a CDS encoding glycosyltransferase family 87 protein is translated as MNNQAIAVFLKKFNPPKIIFSLSLVLSLLCFAYLFRGFYYLIIDEIGAGDLHSRWQEQQYIYRGLYPYDITKGSLLIDPQLGAVTSGGYPPWAFFTGFIFFPPISWELTRWYHALLNTISLVILAIFAYQIGKPYGKLKSWFTVVACLSISSHSTTLGLGQYGIIINALLIGVFWLLKKNHNLSAGLFLGLALVKPSISALYFFIVIIRKNFDAVLACCLYLVIASYSIGIVTQTSPIYMIEKMVKVSQYYVSTGYSAINIFTNFGINPLVATIFLAVLATAIILGIFYLFKDNSLLFFFAIASVMGRLCTYHLIYDNVMLVFVLLAIISLAFHKPNKSNILILILVLLSLLLPGKSMDLPFAKILQSIIWIAAFFYLLINQKQFHNYSNNVN